The window TGGTCGCCGCTGCGCAGCAGCGCCTCGCGCACCGGGCGGCCGTTCACCAGCACGTCGGCGGCGGCCTGGCGCAGCATCGCCTGGCCGTTGCTTGCCTCCAGCAGCGCGTGCTCGGGGGCGATGCCGGCGCCGTCGATGCGCAGGTCGGCGTTGGCCGCGCTGCCGACCCGGCGCGGCTTCTCCAGGCTCAGGCTGCGGCCGTGGTGCGCGCCGCCGACGCCGCGCAGGGCCAGCCGCAGGTTGCCGGCGGGGTCGCGCACCGGCGCGGCCGGCGCGCGGTCGCGGTCGTCGTTGGCGGCGTACAACAGCAGCTCGCAGCCGTTGGCGTGGATGCTGTCGCCGGCGCGCAGCATCGCCACCTGCTGCACTGGCCGGCCGTTGACGTGCACGCCGCGCATGCCCTCGGTCACCGTCAGCCAGACGCCGCGGCGGTCGTTGGACAGCCGCAGCAGCGAGGGCGCGTCGATGCCGACCGGCCCCAGGCCGGCGGGCGTGCGGCCCAGCGCGTGCACGCCGGTGTCGAGGGGCAGGTCGGGTTGGCTTCCGTCGCAGAAGCGCAGGCGCAGGTCGTTCATCGCCGCGGAATCTAGCACGCGGCGGCCGGCGCTCCGGTTGTTCGCGCGCCGCCGCA is drawn from Thermomonas brevis and contains these coding sequences:
- a CDS encoding FHA domain-containing protein; protein product: MNDLRLRFCDGSQPDLPLDTGVHALGRTPAGLGPVGIDAPSLLRLSNDRRGVWLTVTEGMRGVHVNGRPVQQVAMLRAGDSIHANGCELLLYAANDDRDRAPAAPVRDPAGNLRLALRGVGGAHHGRSLSLEKPRRVGSAANADLRIDGAGIAPEHALLEASNGQAMLRQAAADVLVNGRPVREALLRSGDQIVFGVQHRFVLEGPPPSVPLPTPRMQAQPDADAPPPPPSRGWMQRVPWLLVTAGLLAAALSALLVFGAR